A portion of the Etheostoma cragini isolate CJK2018 chromosome 13, CSU_Ecrag_1.0, whole genome shotgun sequence genome contains these proteins:
- the bach1b gene encoding transcription regulator protein BACH1b, giving the protein MSLMAVPAPRSSVFTFESTVHSSHVLRCLDEQRRRDTLCDVTVVVEDQSYRAHRSVLASCSEYFTHRISSLTQHGAVITLPPEVTVAGFEPLLKFAYTSKLLFGKDCVLEIRNSASILGFRDLDEACFDFLLPKFFSSSNGSAPFPRKTCCKKKCKRRLSKEDSDIDSNNVLLGKKEVKPVADSPYQQEPAWCHKSVNSKMGSQNSTGTFTPAVEETYNQFMQCPKYRKFQLACGKETCVTEKSLNNPVTVIRDDSNLSCLPCSSSVNNKNETDITLCGNSFSNFTKQNKGGADEPWETEIHVKKTENGMYRGEVDITEKDTNERQRKLKKKEREMVLEEDISSSDRSNVKAVSSQPGTALSERSSELILHECPLKIFGEGPALSSGHTRVIIDITEGKKTRDCCLVSPISIHRTTTEQVEAERKRADDEIVQTGSMEREALLVNDAGERSTVEREMAEHLATRLGSDMGFSQLNVQDPDAGSSSDAGSGRAQSTSLEWLQFHNLSSSSTGCPFFQDLDQSKCLWKGAELSECEGASQSGVSSITSGEDGDSETETEGDSETCTRERAKQVQLPFSVDWIVDLSRNDFQQLLKQQVFTHEQLELVHDMRRRSKNRLAAQRCRKRKLDCIYNLQCEINKLKTEREKLMTEKNHLSQLKLKTCHSVSTLYQRVCNEANLQPEQLQVLAKYTSADCPLSSFFPHIDTLLLQPGLTLQSQALLSACFAGLDKYVASEEASSSSRKDSVTGDGEHSL; this is encoded by the exons ATGTCCCTGATGGCCGTGCCGGCCCCCCGGTCGTCTGTGTTTACATTTGAATCTACAGTACATTCCTCCCATGTGCTGCGCTGCCTGGACGAGCAGCGTCGCCGGGACACGTTGTGTGATGTTACTGTGGTGGTGGAAGATCAGAGTTACAGAGCCCACCGCTCAGTGCTCGCTTCCTGTAGCGAGTACTTTACGCACAGGATCTCCTCCCTCACCCAGCATGGAGCGGTCATCACTCTGCCACCAGAG GTGACAGTTGCTGGTTTTGAGCCCTTGCTGAAGTTTGCCTACACATCTAAACTTCTCTTCGGGAAAGATTGTGTCTTAGAAATACGTAACTCAGCTTCCATTCTTGGTTTCAGAGACCTAGACGAGGCATGCTTTGATTTTCTCCTCCCTAAGTTCTTTTCCAGCAGCAATGGCTCTGCTCCTTTTCCAAGAAAGACCTGTTGTAAGAAGAAATGCAAGAGGCGATTATCAAAGGAAGACAGTGACATTGACTCTAACAATGTGTTGTTGGGTAAGAAAGAAGTAAAACCAGTTGCTGACTCACCATATCAGCAGGAACCGGCTTGGTGTCACAAATCAGTGAACAGCAAGATGGGAAGTCAGAACAGCACAGGTACTTTTACACCTGCAGTTGAAGAGACGTACAACCAATTTATGCAGTGTCCTAAGTATCGCAAGTTCCAACTGGCTTGTGGAAAGGAAACATGTGTCACAGAGAAAAGTCTCAACAATCCAGTAACAGTAATCAGGGATGACAGTAACCTCTCCTGCTTACCCTGCTCCAGCAGTGTGAACAACAAGAATGAAACTGACATAACACTCTGCGGAAATTCATTCTCAAATTTCACCAAGCAGAACAAAGGAGGGGCTGATGAGCCATGGGAAACTGAAATACATGTCAAGAAAACAGAGAATGGTATGTACAGAGGGGAGGTTGATATCACTGAGAAAGACACAAATGAAAGGCagagaaaattgaaaaagaaggaaagagagatggTTCTGGAGGAAGACATTAGCTCTTCAGACAGATCCAATGTCAAGGCAGTCTCCTCACAGCCAGGCACTGCGCTGAGTGAGAGGTCATCAGAGTTAATATTGCATGAATGCCCCCTAAAGATCTTTGGTGAGGGCCCTGCACTGTCATCGGGGCACACGAGGGTTATCATAGACATTACAGAAGGCAAGAAAACAAGGGACTGCTGTTTAGTATCACCAATATCTATTCATCGAACAACAACCGAACAGGTAGAAGCTGAGCGGAAACGTGCAGATGATGAGATTGTACAGACAGGCAGCATGGAGAGAGAAGCCCTGTTGGTAAATGATGCCGGAGAAAGGAGCACTGTGGAAAGGGAGATGGCCGAGCATCTGGCTACGAGGTTGGGGTCTGATATGGGCTTTTCTCAGCTGAACGTCCAGGACCCTGATGCAGGAAGTTCCTCTGATGCAGGGAGTGGACGTGCACAGAGCACATCTTTAGAGTGGCTACAGTTCCACAACCTTAGCTCCAGTAGCACCGGCTGTCCCTTTTTCCAGGATCTGGATCAGAGCAAATGTTTATGGAAAGGAGCAGAGCTATCAGAGTGCGAGGGGGCATCTCAGTCCGGTGTGTCATCCATCACCTCAGGGGAGGATGGAGActcagagacagaaacagaaggaGACAGTGAGACCTGCACAAGAGAAAGGGCCAAACAG GTGCAGTTGCCATTCTCTGTAGATTGGATTGTGGATCTGAGCAGAAATGACTTCCAGCAGCTGCTAAAGCAACAGGTCTTTACTCATGAACAGTTGGAGTTGGTCCACGATATGAGACGTCGCAGCAAAAACCGCCTTGCAGCTCAGCGTTGCCGGAAGAGGAAACTAGACTGCATATATAATCTGCAGTGTGAAATCAACAAGCtg AAGACGGAGAGGGAGAAACTGATGACAGAGAAGAACCATCTGAGCCAGCTGAAGTTGAAAACATGTCACAGTGTCTCTACATTGTACCAGAGGGTCTGCAACGAAGCCAACCTGCAGCCAGAACAGCTCCAGGTGTTAGCCAAATACACCTCTGCAGACTGCCCTCTGTCCTCCTTTTTTCCTCACATAGACACACTCCTTTTACAGCCTGGGTTGACACTCCAGTCGCAGGCTTTACTCTCGGCCTGTTTTGCGGGCCTTGATAAGTATGTGGCGTCTGAGGAGGCTTCGTCCAGCTCCAGAAAGGATTCAGTCACAGGAGATGGTGAACATTCGCTTTAA
- the map3k7cl gene encoding MAP3K7 C-terminal-like protein — MITSTRRVSPDKSEVRIAFSLEDTSDAKDVEDDPQTLPDLEQRLQPVPPCVSLRESVQVYKEHCRMAREFHQVKHEIAMLEDRKRKLLAELVEDEEVAMEIARLEEEFRRLTEENQTLMTVHNERAQQLERLCVTNQTTQDSS, encoded by the exons ATGATCACCTCAACCAGAAGAGTGTCTCCTGATAAATCTGAAGTTAGAATCGCCTTCAGCCTTGAGGACACatcag ATGCAAAAGATGTGGAGGACGACCCTCAGACTTTGCCGGATCTTGAACAGCGACTACAG CCAGTGCCtccctgtgtgtctctgagAGAAAGTGTCCAGGTGTACAAGGAGCACTGCAGGATGGCAAGAGAGTTCCACCAGGTCAAACATGAGATCGCCATGCTTGAGGACCGCAA GCGTAAGTTGCTGGCAGAGCTGGTGGAGGATGAGGAGGTTGCCATGGAGATCGCCCGTCTAGAGGAAGAGTTTCGGCGTCTAACGGAGGAGAACCAGACCTTGATGACTGTCCACAACGAGCGTGCTCAGCAATTAGAGAGGCTGTGTGTGACCAATCAAACGACGCAGGACTCCtcgtga